Proteins co-encoded in one Spirosoma endbachense genomic window:
- a CDS encoding alpha-amylase family glycosyl hydrolase has product MTATASVQSDRSIAPIKSGFFPIPKPSTGWTGVHYEIFVRSFADSNGDGIGDLNGVTNNLDYLKDLGISAIWLMPVSPSPTYHKYDVTDYYGIDPDYGTVDDFKRLVTEAHQRGIAVIIDLVLHHTSIYHPWFQEASKSLDNPYRNYYKWLRPDEIKRRNLATRDITADSGERSPWHSVRGATYVEQYYGMFWSGMPDLNFDYQPVRDEVFKIAHYWLNEMGVDGFRLDAARHLYRESEESKNYEFWEEFGRVVEAAKPGAYTVGEVWTRPDRIAPYFRGLKANFNFDLQLMIPEIVRNENDTEDLVEFLSYVHASFGAINPNFIDALLLSNHDQNRIGGLLSGNLDHLKVAANLLLTLPGLPYLYYGEEIGMLGKKPDENIREPFLWNTRERDTQRTRWRRGKYSTSQTVRAVAQQQADPSSLLNHYKRLIQYRNSHSILNNNLSRLLQAGIRQGGIVAFIRQEPTGGKCILVVHNLTSQPIDVVFSPTEEWCRCIVFETLPGSSFTDGRITVPGYSCVVVE; this is encoded by the coding sequence ATGACGGCAACAGCTTCCGTTCAATCGGATCGATCAATTGCTCCTATTAAGTCAGGCTTTTTTCCCATTCCTAAACCTTCGACGGGATGGACTGGCGTTCACTACGAAATCTTCGTTCGCTCGTTTGCCGACTCGAACGGCGATGGCATCGGTGACCTTAATGGGGTTACCAATAACCTCGATTATTTGAAGGATCTTGGTATATCGGCAATCTGGCTTATGCCCGTCAGCCCGTCGCCGACCTACCATAAATACGATGTTACCGATTATTACGGAATCGATCCGGATTATGGCACTGTCGATGATTTTAAACGCCTGGTGACCGAGGCCCATCAGCGGGGAATTGCCGTTATTATCGATCTGGTATTGCATCATACCAGCATCTACCATCCCTGGTTTCAGGAAGCCTCCAAAAGCCTCGATAATCCATACAGAAACTATTACAAATGGCTCCGTCCCGACGAAATCAAACGGCGCAACCTGGCCACCCGCGACATTACAGCCGATTCGGGCGAACGCAGTCCGTGGCATTCGGTGCGTGGCGCAACCTACGTTGAACAATATTATGGGATGTTCTGGAGCGGAATGCCCGACCTTAATTTCGATTACCAGCCGGTGCGCGATGAAGTGTTCAAGATCGCCCATTACTGGCTCAACGAGATGGGAGTAGATGGTTTCCGGCTCGATGCAGCCCGTCATCTTTACCGCGAGTCGGAAGAGTCGAAAAACTATGAGTTCTGGGAAGAGTTCGGTCGGGTGGTCGAAGCGGCTAAGCCCGGAGCCTATACCGTTGGCGAGGTCTGGACACGTCCTGATCGAATTGCCCCTTACTTTCGGGGCCTGAAAGCTAACTTCAATTTCGATCTTCAATTGATGATTCCGGAAATTGTTCGGAATGAAAATGATACGGAAGACCTGGTCGAATTTCTGTCGTATGTACATGCCAGCTTTGGAGCCATCAACCCGAACTTCATTGATGCGCTGCTCCTGTCGAACCACGACCAGAACCGGATTGGAGGCTTGCTCAGCGGCAATCTAGATCATTTAAAGGTAGCCGCGAATCTGCTGCTGACCTTACCCGGTTTACCGTATCTGTATTATGGTGAAGAAATTGGAATGCTGGGTAAGAAACCTGACGAAAACATACGTGAACCATTTCTATGGAACACGCGCGAACGTGATACCCAACGGACGCGCTGGCGTCGGGGCAAATACAGCACCAGCCAGACGGTTCGTGCAGTGGCGCAACAGCAAGCCGATCCGAGTTCGCTACTGAATCATTACAAACGCCTGATTCAGTATCGTAATAGTCATTCCATTCTGAATAATAATCTTAGTCGACTGCTTCAGGCTGGTATTCGACAGGGTGGTATCGTTGCTTTTATTCGGCAGGAACCTACCGGTGGTAAATGTATTTTGGTGGTTCATAACCTGACCAGCCAACCCATTGACGTCGTATTTTCACCAACGGAGGAATGGTGTCGGTGTATTGTTTTCGAAACGCTGCCCGGCAGTTCCTTCACCGATGGTCGGATTACAGTACCCGGTTATAGTTGTGTGGTGGTCGAATAA
- a CDS encoding Maf family protein, whose protein sequence is MLTLRFPLVLASGSPRRKQLMSDAGFQFTIETRPTEETFPETMPADEVAEYLARQKADQFMADAGNRIILCADTVVILDNQILNKPQDEEHARQMLRALSGQTHRVRTGVAILAPSNDTTEPNIHSFTDETTVRFVSLSDEEISYYIRVCAPFDKAGSYGAQDFIGLVGIERLEGSFYTVMGLPTHRVYQALKPYSH, encoded by the coding sequence ATGCTAACCTTACGCTTCCCACTCGTGCTGGCATCGGGGTCACCTCGCCGAAAACAGCTCATGAGCGATGCTGGCTTCCAGTTCACCATTGAAACACGGCCCACCGAGGAGACTTTTCCCGAGACAATGCCTGCCGATGAGGTCGCTGAATACCTGGCCCGACAAAAAGCTGACCAGTTTATGGCCGATGCCGGAAATCGGATCATTCTGTGCGCCGATACAGTCGTGATTCTGGATAACCAGATTCTGAATAAGCCACAGGACGAAGAACATGCCCGCCAGATGCTTCGGGCCTTATCGGGACAAACACACCGAGTGCGAACGGGCGTCGCTATTCTGGCCCCATCAAACGATACGACAGAACCAAACATCCACTCATTTACGGACGAAACGACGGTTCGGTTTGTGTCACTCAGCGATGAAGAAATTTCCTATTACATTCGAGTGTGCGCTCCATTCGATAAGGCAGGGTCGTATGGAGCCCAGGATTTCATCGGGTTAGTTGGCATTGAACGACTGGAAGGTTCATTTTATACCGTAATGGGTCTGCCAACCCACCGGGTTTATCAGGCGTTGAAACCGTATAGCCATTGA